In Brachyhypopomus gauderio isolate BG-103 unplaced genomic scaffold, BGAUD_0.2 sc649, whole genome shotgun sequence, the following proteins share a genomic window:
- the LOC143507215 gene encoding uncharacterized protein LOC143507215: MGSSATQVVEVKLQHKSIYSGLESEHWWVLNNEFYWIGAELTLHHFASASAVACIKRRGSSITDATIYLRTCSTTTSVQNIFLQTVVSTWFKGVSIGSDDIFRSSESSHTQTLETPNPAVFSSSPSPPRAPPQRPPPGF; encoded by the exons ATGGGTTCTTCAGCTACACAG gtggtggaggtgaagctccAGCACAAGTCCATCTACAGTGGGCTGGAGAGTGAGCACTGGTGGGTGCTCAACAATGAATTCTACTGGATAGGTgcagag CTTACCCTCCACCACTTTGCCAGCGCTAGTGCCGTGGCCTGCATCAAG CGGAGGGGATCCAGCATCACAGACGCCACCATCTACCTGCGCACCTGTTCAACAACAACGTCGGTGCAGAATATTTTTCTG caAACGGTGGTGTCCACTTGGTTTAAGGGTGTCTCCATTGGTTCGGATGACATTTTCAGGTCATCCGAATCTAGtcacacccagaccctggagacaccgAACCCAGCTGTTTTTTCCAGCAGTCCATCCCCACCGAGAGCACCCCCTCAACGAccacctccaggcttttaa
- the LOC143507216 gene encoding ubiquitin carboxyl-terminal hydrolase 37-like, whose amino-acid sequence MGCIYSCMKKKNKEGVNSEVKKKKKQRWWRHIESSSLTQVTDTQSLNVSSSSISCSSSSEGHLTRSNNKLPTEPKNTEGIVPGAADKDVCSVPMDRLPAVVVEGDFRVQNLQHLLPHIVSSERVTESGQGEGQGHAPTVSAGRDTEIQQLWFPNIGNTCYMNATLQCLLSLSCFWSPIRAQCSSWTDPSSCQMLRCFADLQQGRLTSRSSSKKKKLLRALNACISVRCPAFGEDYEQE is encoded by the exons ATGGGTTGCATTTACTCGTGTATGAAG aaaaagaacaaagagggtGTGAATAGTGaagttaaaaagaagaaaaagcaaaGATGGTGGAGACATATAGAGTCATCCTCCCTGACACAAGTAACTGACACTCAGTCCTTGAAtgtcagctcctcctccatctcttgctcctcttcctctgagggACACTTAACCAG GTCCAACAACAAACTCCCTACTGAACCCAAGAACACGGAAGGGATTGTTCCTG GGGCTGCTGATAAAGATGTGTGCTCTGTGCCCATGGATAG ATTGCCGGCTGTTGTGGTAGAGGGAGACTTTCGTGTGCAGAATTTGCAGCACCTGTTACCGCACATCGTCAGTAGTGAAAGGGTGACTGAGAGTGGCCAGGGTGAGGgccaaggacacgcccccactgtTTCTGctggcagagacacagagatccAACAGCTCTG GTTTCCCAACATTGGGAATACATGTTATATGAACGCCACTCTGCAGTGTCTTCTgagtctctcctgcttctggagccccatcagagctcagtgctccagctggacggatccatccagctgccagatgctcaG atgttttgcagatctacagcaaggcaggctcactagtcgtagctcttcaaagaagaagaagctcctgagagccctgaatgcctgtatttcagtcagatgccctgcgtttggagaggactacgaacag gagtAA